One genomic segment of Clostridium estertheticum subsp. estertheticum includes these proteins:
- a CDS encoding SMI1/KNR4 family protein: protein MDESTKKYLTKINLNSSTTREVLQRTEQGLNIEFPLDYRLFIEEFNGAEGEIGPNSYVVFWSLIDIIELNEACGVNEFAPGLVLIGSDGGAAYAFDNRDDSKAIVEVPFIGMELDEVKTCANTFLEFLEFLYKL from the coding sequence ATGGATGAAAGTACAAAAAAGTATTTAACTAAAATAAACTTAAATTCATCAACAACTAGGGAGGTATTACAACGTACAGAACAAGGGTTAAATATAGAATTTCCATTGGATTATAGGTTATTCATAGAGGAATTTAATGGTGCAGAAGGAGAAATTGGACCAAACTCATATGTGGTGTTTTGGTCTTTAATCGATATTATAGAATTAAATGAGGCGTGTGGAGTGAATGAGTTTGCCCCGGGATTAGTTTTAATTGGTTCTGATGGTGGTGCAGCATATGCATTTGATAACAGAGATGATTCAAAAGCAATTGTTGAGGTCCCATTCATAGGTATGGAGTTGGATGAAGTAAAAACATGTGCTAACACGTTTTTAGAGTTTTTGGAGTTTCTATATAAACTATAA
- a CDS encoding AgrD family cyclic lactone autoinducer peptide — translation MKKLKKTNLLTIIGVCLIALAGIITNSASSAFFGEVEPPKSLLNK, via the coding sequence ATGAAAAAATTAAAGAAAACCAACCTATTAACCATAATAGGTGTATGTTTAATAGCTTTGGCTGGTATTATTACTAATTCTGCTAGTTCAGCTTTCTTTGGAGAAGTAGAACCACCCAAAAGCTTATTGAATAAATAA
- a CDS encoding suppressor of fused domain protein: MKHVYLMNPFLWDGFKSIEFEDRKVAWLLIIPISNEEKDYAVANGASALEMKL, encoded by the coding sequence ATGAAGCATGTTTATCTAATGAATCCTTTTTTATGGGATGGATTTAAATCTATTGAATTTGAAGATAGAAAAGTAGCTTGGTTACTAATTATTCCAATCTCAAATGAAGAAAAAGATTATGCTGTAGCTAATGGTGCTAGTGCATTGGAAATGAAACTTTAG
- the imm47 gene encoding Imm47 family immunity protein translates to MDDKDNIMCRGIWYGDTPNDISKEELWYKINNEKDERKKLLIIIDLLKLGDFSAKQLLIEIMNTSNDDGVINLCIRVFCSIAEHNDILKNDNLKMLSESDDDAVNVFATYSKQALSYEVVPYLLVLLEEWEDTNVETTIRDALYYILDYQESTSESASVDEIGEFYINKRDELDIEKYYYKGELAFPGVLTKILLDASIISRKYGKELKEITIPTMLSIWSGIECPVQYYTIVDDEIMRKVFDYVKQLSKMNWEKGCKYFYGHKI, encoded by the coding sequence ATGGATGATAAAGATAATATAATGTGTCGAGGAATATGGTATGGGGATACACCAAATGATATTAGTAAAGAAGAACTATGGTATAAAATTAATAATGAAAAGGATGAGAGAAAGAAGCTTTTAATAATAATAGATTTATTAAAGCTTGGAGATTTTTCGGCAAAACAGTTATTAATTGAAATAATGAATACAAGTAATGATGACGGTGTAATAAATCTTTGCATAAGAGTATTTTGTTCAATTGCAGAGCATAATGATATTTTAAAAAATGATAATTTGAAAATGCTATCTGAATCTGATGATGATGCAGTTAATGTATTTGCAACATATTCGAAGCAAGCATTATCATATGAAGTTGTTCCTTACTTACTTGTACTATTAGAAGAATGGGAAGATACTAATGTTGAGACTACTATAAGAGATGCACTATATTATATTTTAGATTATCAAGAATCAACTTCAGAAAGTGCATCAGTTGATGAAATTGGAGAATTTTACATCAATAAAAGAGATGAACTAGATATAGAAAAGTATTACTATAAAGGAGAGTTAGCATTTCCAGGAGTATTAACAAAAATATTATTAGATGCAAGTATTATTTCAAGAAAATACGGAAAAGAATTAAAAGAAATTACAATTCCAACAATGCTTTCAATTTGGAGTGGTATTGAATGCCCTGTACAATATTATACAATAGTAGACGATGAAATCATGAGAAAAGTTTTTGATTATGTTAAACAACTTTCAAAAATGAATTGGGAAAAAGGCTGCAAGTACTTTTATGGACATAAGATATAA
- a CDS encoding recombinase family protein has product MNIAYTRVSSDQQSDDRQFSELKTYNIEKWFNEKLTTVEIRPQLTAMIDFIRPGDTIYVWDFSRLARSTNELIDIGKQLESKGINLRCVNENLDTSTAAGKLMFTMIESIVKFQKVTLLERQKKGIDVAKANGKYKGRKKITYPLNWEEIYNKYKDRELTGTSAMELLKLKRNTFYKLVDEYKKTK; this is encoded by the coding sequence ATGAATATTGCTTATACCAGGGTAAGTTCAGATCAGCAAAGTGACGACAGACAATTTTCAGAGCTTAAAACTTACAACATAGAAAAATGGTTCAATGAAAAATTAACTACAGTCGAAATACGCCCGCAGTTAACTGCAATGATTGACTTTATAAGGCCCGGAGATACAATTTATGTATGGGATTTTAGTAGGCTCGCAAGGTCAACTAATGAACTAATTGACATAGGTAAACAGTTAGAAAGTAAAGGAATTAATTTAAGATGTGTTAATGAAAATTTAGATACAAGTACTGCAGCAGGTAAACTTATGTTTACTATGATTGAATCAATTGTCAAGTTTCAAAAGGTTACTTTATTAGAACGTCAAAAGAAAGGCATTGATGTTGCAAAGGCTAATGGAAAATATAAAGGACGTAAAAAAATAACTTATCCATTGAATTGGGAAGAGATTTATAATAAGTATAAGGATAGAGAATTAACAGGGACTAGCGCAATGGAGTTATTGAAACTTAAAAGAAATACTTTTTATAAATTGGTTGATGAATATAAAAAGACAAAATAA
- a CDS encoding sensor histidine kinase: MIKNLFIIIIGSLVTSFTAFDVYFNMIISYSTVIFLVHLFHKKGFIRTTVEYFALLAFLMIMELISIFIYNKCVNKYQGDFSTIVILLLSMLIFIFVICYFTPIIKKHLNYDENMKLLFCFVINLLGYVAILKVMWNYDMRVVIDNILELTLTIISVLAVNIFLYFYLIKVELEKKESKVQNEYSEILNNITEDIRARQHDFKNHLNVMYGLIESTKGIELEYNLKEYIASLNKSMMIMENIVYIKNPILRAIVYSKLNEANKKNIKFLYNINNLLIRNLKDYELSEILNNIIDNAFDALDGQIGEKSVSIKAYLQGESNIIEIMNSGITLKPENIKRIFERGFSTKDGNNRGYGLYNAKKIAERTGGKIQLSLENGFTIFKLFIQ, translated from the coding sequence TTGATTAAAAATTTATTTATAATAATAATTGGATCGCTAGTAACATCATTTACTGCATTTGATGTATATTTCAATATGATTATTAGTTATTCGACTGTTATATTTTTAGTCCATTTATTTCATAAAAAAGGATTTATTAGAACCACTGTAGAATATTTTGCATTATTAGCTTTTTTGATGATAATGGAACTCATCTCTATATTTATATATAATAAATGTGTGAACAAATATCAAGGCGATTTTTCAACTATTGTAATTTTATTATTATCAATGCTAATTTTTATATTTGTAATATGTTATTTTACTCCTATTATAAAAAAGCATTTAAATTATGATGAAAATATGAAACTTTTATTTTGTTTTGTAATAAATTTATTAGGTTATGTAGCAATTTTAAAGGTTATGTGGAATTACGATATGAGGGTAGTCATTGATAATATACTAGAGTTAACATTAACGATAATTTCTGTATTAGCGGTTAATATATTTTTGTATTTTTATCTAATAAAAGTTGAACTAGAAAAAAAGGAATCCAAAGTACAAAATGAGTACAGTGAAATTCTAAATAATATAACTGAAGATATTCGTGCAAGGCAACATGATTTTAAAAATCATTTAAATGTTATGTATGGGTTAATTGAAAGCACAAAAGGAATTGAATTAGAATATAATTTAAAAGAGTATATAGCTTCATTAAACAAGTCTATGATGATAATGGAAAACATTGTATATATAAAAAATCCAATACTTAGAGCTATAGTTTATAGTAAACTTAACGAAGCTAATAAAAAAAATATAAAGTTTTTATACAATATTAACAATTTACTTATTAGAAATTTAAAGGATTATGAACTATCAGAAATATTAAATAATATTATAGATAATGCATTTGATGCTTTAGATGGCCAAATAGGTGAAAAATCAGTGTCTATTAAGGCATATTTACAAGGTGAATCAAATATTATTGAAATAATGAATAGTGGAATAACTTTAAAACCAGAGAATATTAAAAGAATATTTGAGAGAGGATTCTCAACAAAAGATGGTAATAACAGAGGGTATGGTCTTTATAACGCAAAAAAGATAGCTGAACGCACCGGTGGCAAAATTCAACTATCTTTAGAAAATGGGTTTACTATTTTTAAATTATTTATTCAATAA
- a CDS encoding DUF2625 family protein — MMFSDSNKNIKLNMYKTSIGQYTLYMLKITSKSALGSLIFNTSGLTVDNWIRIVGYENKENIGIISYNKINEHGLSNSIDKMLIVGDDVIGGIFALNVGKFADKIGDVSNFAPNTLQWEALEMKYYEFITWIVLGNTDEFYSTLRWSKWQKKS; from the coding sequence ATGATGTTTAGTGATTCAAATAAGAATATAAAATTAAATATGTATAAAACAAGTATTGGACAGTATACACTGTATATGCTAAAAATAACTTCAAAATCAGCACTAGGTTCACTTATATTTAATACGTCAGGATTAACTGTTGATAATTGGATTAGAATCGTTGGTTATGAAAATAAAGAAAATATAGGAATAATTTCATACAATAAAATAAATGAACATGGATTATCCAATAGTATTGATAAAATGTTAATTGTTGGAGATGACGTTATTGGCGGCATTTTTGCATTAAATGTTGGAAAATTTGCAGATAAAATAGGAGATGTGTCGAACTTTGCTCCTAATACATTGCAATGGGAAGCACTGGAGATGAAATACTATGAATTTATTACTTGGATTGTACTGGGAAATACAGACGAATTTTATAGCACTTTAAGATGGAGCAAATGGCAGAAAAAAAGTTAG
- a CDS encoding accessory gene regulator B family protein, protein MINKFAVKLTGYIESNSKLNKLEELEQIQYAITTILNEFFKIMILIILFSIIGKLNYLLFSMIILLSIRLFSGGPHARTLLSCLLWTILFFILTSIIAPLLPRLNQSIYYGLGLLSLVVIIVQAPYPNPIRPIKKKKRKQYLKILAISFSIFWTYIILFHINNSSYLNCGISTILLHSSQLIYTKKEV, encoded by the coding sequence ATGATAAATAAATTTGCAGTTAAACTTACAGGTTATATAGAAAGCAATAGCAAGCTTAATAAGCTTGAAGAATTAGAGCAAATACAATACGCAATAACAACTATTTTAAATGAATTTTTTAAGATTATGATTTTAATTATTTTATTTAGCATAATTGGTAAGTTAAACTATCTATTATTTTCAATGATAATTTTATTATCAATAAGACTTTTTTCAGGTGGACCACATGCCAGAACTTTATTGAGTTGCCTGTTATGGACAATATTGTTTTTTATTTTAACATCAATAATAGCGCCATTATTACCTAGATTAAATCAATCTATTTATTACGGTTTAGGCTTATTAAGTCTTGTAGTAATAATTGTACAAGCCCCTTATCCAAATCCAATTCGTCCAATAAAAAAGAAAAAAAGAAAGCAGTATTTAAAAATACTAGCCATCTCTTTTTCAATCTTTTGGACATATATTATACTATTCCATATCAATAATTCATCATATTTAAACTGTGGTATATCAACTATTTTACTACACTCATCACAATTGATTTATACGAAAAAGGAGGTGTGA
- a CDS encoding SMI1/KNR4 family protein — protein MGKIKELKERYLNLQPSDGVDNEVLANIQKTLNVKLPEDFYEIASFYSGGYLGGISNYSFSSNDDETNIINETIRLRNTVNLPLRYIVLSEPPESIIVMDTENIPSIMWCDAIEVTKLNDKSFISKPDEWDNYSDYFAQLIEDEEEDF, from the coding sequence ATGGGAAAAATAAAAGAATTAAAGGAACGTTATTTAAACTTACAACCAAGTGATGGAGTTGATAATGAAGTATTAGCTAATATACAGAAAACACTTAATGTAAAATTGCCAGAAGATTTTTATGAAATTGCATCATTTTATAGTGGAGGATATTTAGGGGGAATTAGTAATTATTCTTTTTCAAGTAATGATGATGAAACTAATATAATTAATGAAACTATTAGGTTAAGAAATACTGTAAATCTACCATTAAGATATATAGTATTATCAGAACCACCAGAAAGTATTATTGTTATGGATACTGAAAATATACCTTCAATAATGTGGTGTGATGCTATAGAGGTTACAAAACTAAATGATAAATCTTTTATATCAAAACCGGATGAATGGGATAATTATAGTGATTATTTTGCTCAATTAATAGAAGATGAAGAAGAAGATTTTTAA
- a CDS encoding sn-glycerol-1-phosphate dehydrogenase, translating into MIDLETLSIEEMTGLNYMCSCGKNHSVGIETIKVGSGVISQLPIVIKRYEGKKVFIIEDSHTYDVAGEKVEELLKNKFKISKYIFKEEHLHPDELSFGKLILEIPKDTSIIIAVGSGTINDISRFLSYKIGIPYVIVGTAPSMDGYASVVSPLIRDGVKVTYDAAYPLAIVCDIDIMKRAPMQMLQAGLGDILGKYTALADWHVANILNGEYFCPEVEKLVLSTLKKCEQASGGVTSRDPKTVENITEALILSGIAIGMVGASRPASGGEHYMSHCFEMMFMNSGNNTNWLHGNTVGVGVGIVAYAYKYTKDIDINEILRKGDYLHLDKNKWMQNITDVFTISGGNIIEFKQDNINFNESEREVTMQKIVSKWNSIKKICDVFVPEPGQIIKTLKKAGAVWNPEDLGFDKEIFRKSFIAAKDMRNRYGILQLLEDIGMLDDVADYITNIYYK; encoded by the coding sequence ATGATAGATTTAGAAACTCTAAGTATAGAAGAAATGACTGGTCTTAATTATATGTGCTCATGTGGCAAAAATCATAGTGTAGGGATAGAAACTATAAAGGTTGGAAGTGGTGTTATAAGTCAGTTGCCAATTGTAATCAAACGTTATGAAGGCAAGAAAGTGTTTATTATAGAAGATTCCCATACTTATGATGTTGCAGGTGAAAAAGTAGAAGAATTATTAAAAAACAAGTTTAAAATAAGTAAATATATATTTAAAGAAGAACATTTACATCCTGATGAATTATCTTTTGGTAAATTGATATTAGAAATTCCAAAAGATACGTCAATTATAATTGCAGTAGGATCTGGCACTATTAATGACATTTCAAGGTTCCTTAGTTATAAGATTGGTATTCCATATGTAATTGTAGGGACAGCACCATCAATGGATGGTTATGCCTCAGTGGTTTCCCCACTTATTCGTGATGGTGTAAAAGTCACTTATGATGCAGCCTATCCACTCGCAATTGTTTGTGATATTGATATTATGAAGAGGGCTCCTATGCAGATGCTTCAGGCAGGCCTTGGAGATATCTTAGGTAAATATACAGCCTTAGCTGATTGGCATGTCGCAAACATTTTAAATGGTGAATATTTCTGCCCTGAGGTTGAAAAACTAGTCCTTAGTACTTTGAAAAAGTGCGAGCAGGCTTCAGGTGGAGTTACAAGTAGAGATCCTAAAACTGTAGAAAATATAACAGAAGCATTAATTTTGTCAGGGATTGCTATCGGTATGGTTGGAGCTTCAAGACCAGCCTCGGGTGGAGAACACTATATGTCACATTGTTTTGAGATGATGTTTATGAATAGTGGGAATAATACAAACTGGCTTCACGGTAATACTGTAGGGGTTGGTGTTGGAATTGTAGCTTATGCATATAAATATACAAAGGATATAGATATTAATGAAATACTTAGAAAGGGTGACTATTTACATCTCGATAAAAACAAGTGGATGCAAAATATAACAGATGTATTTACTATAAGTGGGGGAAACATTATTGAATTTAAGCAAGATAATATTAATTTTAATGAGAGTGAAAGAGAAGTTACTATGCAAAAGATAGTGTCTAAATGGAATTCTATAAAAAAAATTTGTGATGTATTTGTACCAGAACCTGGGCAAATAATTAAAACTTTGAAAAAAGCAGGTGCAGTGTGGAATCCTGAAGATTTGGGCTTTGATAAAGAAATATTCAGGAAAAGTTTTATTGCTGCAAAAGATATGCGTAATAGATATGGCATTCTTCAACTTCTTGAAGATATAGGAATGCTTGATGATGTAGCCGATTATATAACAAATATTTATTATAAATAA
- a CDS encoding GH-E family nuclease has translation MDEYNKPEHYRPELPSSNRGHKGEDLTDNYFGD, from the coding sequence TTGGATGAATATAATAAGCCAGAGCATTACAGACCTGAATTACCAAGTTCTAATAGAGGTCACAAAGGTGAAGATTTAACAGATAATTATTTCGGTGATTGA
- a CDS encoding polymorphic toxin type 15 domain-containing protein: MYNTVLYLKIEIKANMRKNSCVSLLNINVVDKSKSKIIFNGIVQNIRTSNINGNYYLEIQALTSSFELDVKEKSRSFQDMNMTYDELIGIILKDYPGYSYEQCIGEGQKIGNPLFQYKETDWSFLKRISSELKSELSCDIIETLNMFYFGRPSKTSYKLEDTSDYKACKDLKQYHESGGTEAGHDTDYFYYEIETREKYEVGANISFKNKDFYVNQYKARALSDEVIYKYRLCRKNGVWQTKVINSLIGGASIEGKVLEVKGEKIKLHLNIDKSQNKDKASWFPYAPPTGNVMYSMPIVGTSASLYFPSETSEEPIVTGCVRTNGSSCAKTADTTKRYFGTEHGSEIEMVPGALNIKGGSKEPLSISFEDAVGVTIKSHKKLSLNAAGGITMKTPQSVKLKAQSQILVAKSGTKSGFSMETDLHFLSNNVIKNGSDREAFAAFDDEPTVGKKPEPKPIKRAVVVKAKKKETKKDVKKEEKKKGFNWGKLAGNVLAAVAVVAVVAAVVAVVVVVVFTGGTAIPAVAGALAAVGTTATAAAGMAFAGGMIMGGIGVAGKAISDYASGVVSDLSSYTSIGARESFVGALSGAIFGPYGAFKSYKGMMALGGLTNGVESLIRQTLEGKGINFKTLLLDAGFGAATAGMFHGAGKLFQKASPFVKKAFNKIASNISDNMKAAKIAFNNMDMPKDVKLACGLGGGDSKVAKEFVKQFKKAKSGIPKTSEVEVNFNRNLKHDAVEFERQLKDQEKGLNSLSVDEFIKNRNRYLIEGRSLEGNAAQKLARKESLKEKALELRKQGIDRKEAVKKAEEWIKSKAALHDPDQIAGGNPSKINGMGDKRINSSLGSQWKSRVKSMDKQIRTIAEQMGEEERKSTYLNIKLTH, from the coding sequence ATGTATAATACGGTGCTATATTTAAAAATAGAAATAAAGGCTAATATGAGAAAAAATTCTTGTGTTAGTCTTTTAAATATTAATGTAGTAGATAAAAGCAAAAGTAAGATAATATTTAATGGAATAGTACAAAATATTAGGACAAGCAATATAAACGGAAATTACTACTTAGAAATACAAGCACTTACATCAAGTTTTGAATTGGACGTAAAAGAAAAAAGCAGATCATTTCAAGATATGAATATGACGTATGATGAACTTATTGGGATAATTTTAAAAGATTATCCAGGCTACAGCTATGAACAATGTATAGGCGAAGGGCAGAAGATAGGAAACCCTTTATTCCAATATAAAGAAACAGACTGGAGTTTTTTAAAGAGAATATCAAGTGAGTTAAAATCAGAACTATCTTGTGATATAATAGAAACACTTAATATGTTTTATTTTGGGAGGCCAAGTAAAACAAGCTATAAATTAGAAGATACTAGTGATTATAAAGCTTGTAAGGATTTAAAACAATATCATGAATCAGGTGGAACCGAAGCTGGGCATGATACTGACTATTTTTATTATGAAATAGAAACAAGAGAAAAGTATGAAGTAGGGGCTAACATTAGCTTCAAAAACAAGGACTTTTATGTAAATCAATATAAGGCTCGTGCTTTAAGTGATGAGGTCATTTACAAATACCGTTTATGTAGGAAAAATGGAGTATGGCAAACTAAAGTTATAAATTCACTTATCGGTGGAGCATCTATTGAAGGGAAAGTTCTTGAAGTTAAGGGTGAAAAGATAAAACTTCATTTAAATATAGACAAAAGCCAAAATAAAGACAAAGCTTCCTGGTTCCCGTATGCACCACCAACTGGAAACGTAATGTATTCAATGCCTATAGTTGGAACAAGCGCAAGTTTATATTTCCCCAGTGAAACTAGCGAAGAGCCAATTGTCACTGGATGTGTAAGAACAAATGGAAGCAGTTGTGCTAAAACAGCAGATACAACAAAAAGGTATTTTGGCACAGAACACGGCAGTGAAATAGAAATGGTACCTGGTGCTTTGAACATAAAAGGTGGAAGCAAAGAGCCACTTAGTATAAGTTTTGAGGATGCAGTTGGAGTAACAATTAAAAGCCATAAAAAACTAAGTTTAAATGCAGCTGGTGGAATAACAATGAAAACACCACAAAGCGTTAAACTTAAGGCTCAAAGTCAAATACTTGTAGCAAAATCAGGAACTAAAAGTGGATTTTCAATGGAAACTGATTTGCACTTCTTATCCAATAATGTAATAAAAAATGGGAGTGATAGAGAAGCTTTTGCTGCATTTGATGATGAACCTACGGTAGGTAAAAAACCAGAACCTAAGCCGATTAAAAGGGCAGTTGTAGTTAAAGCAAAAAAGAAAGAAACGAAAAAAGATGTAAAGAAAGAAGAGAAGAAAAAAGGATTTAACTGGGGTAAATTAGCTGGAAATGTTCTTGCAGCAGTAGCGGTGGTTGCAGTAGTTGCAGCGGTCGTAGCAGTCGTAGTAGTCGTAGTGTTTACTGGAGGAACAGCAATACCAGCCGTAGCGGGAGCATTAGCAGCAGTGGGCACAACCGCAACAGCAGCAGCCGGAATGGCTTTTGCTGGCGGAATGATAATGGGTGGTATAGGTGTCGCAGGTAAAGCAATATCGGATTATGCTAGTGGAGTAGTTAGTGATTTGTCTTCGTACACGTCGATTGGAGCTCGAGAATCATTTGTAGGAGCACTCTCAGGAGCTATCTTTGGTCCGTATGGTGCATTTAAAAGTTACAAAGGCATGATGGCGTTAGGTGGATTAACAAACGGCGTTGAAAGTCTAATAAGACAAACATTGGAAGGCAAAGGTATAAACTTTAAAACTTTATTACTTGATGCAGGATTTGGAGCGGCAACAGCTGGAATGTTCCATGGTGCAGGAAAATTATTTCAGAAAGCATCCCCATTTGTTAAAAAGGCATTTAATAAGATAGCATCTAATATATCAGATAATATGAAAGCGGCAAAAATAGCATTTAATAATATGGATATGCCAAAAGATGTGAAATTAGCATGTGGTTTAGGTGGCGGAGATTCTAAGGTAGCGAAAGAATTCGTTAAACAATTTAAAAAGGCTAAGAGTGGTATTCCTAAAACCTCTGAAGTTGAGGTAAACTTCAATAGAAATCTTAAGCATGATGCAGTGGAATTTGAGAGACAATTAAAGGATCAAGAAAAAGGATTAAATTCATTAAGTGTAGATGAATTCATAAAGAATAGGAATAGATATTTGATAGAGGGAAGGTCTTTAGAAGGAAATGCAGCACAAAAACTTGCTAGAAAAGAATCATTGAAAGAAAAAGCCTTAGAATTACGTAAGCAAGGGATTGATAGAAAAGAAGCAGTTAAGAAAGCAGAAGAATGGATTAAAAGCAAGGCAGCATTGCATGATCCAGATCAAATTGCAGGTGGAAATCCATCGAAAATAAATGGTATGGGAGACAAAAGAATTAATTCATCACTTGGGTCACAATGGAAAAGCAGGGTAAAATCTATGGATAAACAAATAAGAACAATCGCAGAACAGATGGGGGAAGAAGAAAGAAAATCAACCTATTTAAATATTAAATTAACACATTAA
- a CDS encoding T6SS immunity protein Tdi1 domain-containing protein — protein MSKDIFDDFILEKKASEDIIAKYTGKVPKELLYVWNKYGFGTILNGYLKIINPEEIQEILEEVYTRNQQAIPLFTTAMGDIIVWEKERYLNLLNFRKKVVSVISAGFDFFLDDLGDVSFLDEELNWKPYSEAVIKYGKPAFDECFGYVPLLGLGGPEKVKNLEMVKFIEHIYLITQFMGQIE, from the coding sequence ATGTCAAAAGATATTTTTGATGATTTTATATTAGAAAAAAAAGCTTCAGAGGATATTATTGCTAAATATACTGGTAAGGTGCCGAAAGAATTATTATATGTGTGGAATAAATATGGTTTTGGTACTATTTTGAATGGTTATTTAAAAATAATTAACCCAGAAGAAATACAAGAAATTTTAGAAGAGGTATATACACGAAATCAGCAAGCTATTCCGTTATTTACTACAGCAATGGGAGACATAATCGTTTGGGAAAAAGAGAGATATTTAAATTTACTGAACTTTAGAAAAAAAGTGGTAAGTGTTATTTCAGCAGGATTTGATTTTTTCTTGGATGATTTAGGGGATGTTAGTTTTTTAGATGAAGAGCTGAATTGGAAGCCTTATTCAGAAGCTGTTATTAAATATGGAAAGCCTGCTTTTGATGAATGTTTTGGATATGTACCCCTTTTAGGATTGGGAGGACCAGAAAAAGTTAAAAATTTAGAAATGGTTAAATTTATAGAACATATTTATTTAATAACGCAATTTATGGGGCAAATAGAATAG